One window from the genome of Gimesia aquarii encodes:
- a CDS encoding FG-GAP repeat domain-containing protein, translating to MLNNFLRACQNFYFIALAGLIVCGNSVPVFSAEANQVNDLAQYYGFKPLEIFKLSARSSNMLAEDLNGDGKTDLVLIDNSNSRIDILQQRNGKQKNTTESKNEEINFIPNDKRLEHIKVPVDVSISALTVGDFNGDGLNDLAYLAPPDRLIIRYQSKSGDWTKRKRIRLAELQSTQWTIAAGDLNYDQKTDLIVLGKNHTYVVIQDQNGGLNAPRSILSTSPKLGLATIADLNGDGRNDFTYVTRDGKNQILCSRIQKQDGNLGPEIRFELSNPRSVTLANVDGKPGHEILTIDSQTSRLKVQQLENAHNGNGQLSKRLTMYGFGEEGAGRNRGFDLGDINGDGLTDVVVSDPETAQMLVYRQAKGRGLDLGQTYPGLLGVQQLRVEDVDGNGLDEVFVLSEREKIIGVSSYAKQRLSFPKILPIKGEPLAFELVDLDGNQSLELIYVAKVGNKRQYSYKLQALVLNQQGVWSEYKFPSAPPALDSAPKRLLKLDANSDGLFELMAFYGLSRAPKIFTLVPRQTPKVITPSGGINLDEIKPESTFVGGPKRDWFLTAQNNFARRLTLNSANQWQVVDQFNAPETKARVVGAVNINLDGKPGDEIVLVDLGVKKLRILRKESNVYRPWKEVEIGEFPYLSAHVADLNGDQQSDLLLFGRGQFGILYSGQTPPTLKEVASFESKLPQAYFTDSVAGDLNGDKRSEIVILDTRTHHLEILNLNAKQGLRHALNFKVFEDKTFSRSNRAGINPREAVIADVTGDGLKDLILLCHDRVLLYPQDDGKN from the coding sequence ATGCTTAACAACTTTTTAAGAGCATGTCAGAATTTTTACTTCATCGCTCTGGCTGGTTTGATCGTTTGTGGGAACTCAGTTCCGGTGTTCTCTGCTGAAGCAAATCAAGTAAATGACCTTGCCCAATATTACGGATTCAAACCTCTCGAGATTTTCAAGTTATCTGCTCGCTCATCAAACATGCTGGCTGAAGATTTGAACGGTGATGGGAAAACAGACCTTGTACTGATTGATAATAGTAATAGCCGCATTGATATCTTGCAGCAAAGGAACGGAAAGCAAAAAAATACAACGGAATCAAAAAATGAAGAAATCAACTTCATTCCTAATGATAAACGACTGGAGCACATTAAAGTTCCGGTAGATGTATCGATTTCAGCTTTAACAGTTGGCGATTTCAATGGCGATGGTCTTAACGACCTGGCTTACCTTGCGCCCCCGGATCGATTGATCATCCGCTACCAGTCGAAATCAGGAGACTGGACCAAACGCAAACGAATCCGTCTTGCCGAGCTGCAATCAACTCAGTGGACAATCGCCGCCGGTGATCTGAATTACGACCAGAAGACCGATCTAATCGTGTTGGGAAAAAATCACACTTATGTCGTAATACAGGATCAAAATGGAGGTTTGAATGCTCCGCGATCCATCTTGAGTACCTCGCCTAAGTTAGGACTTGCTACGATTGCTGATCTGAACGGCGATGGCCGAAATGATTTTACCTATGTGACCCGCGATGGAAAAAATCAGATTTTATGCAGCAGAATTCAAAAGCAAGATGGAAATCTGGGACCAGAAATCAGATTTGAACTATCAAATCCGCGTTCTGTAACGTTGGCTAACGTTGATGGGAAACCAGGGCATGAAATTCTGACCATTGATTCTCAAACCAGTCGTCTCAAAGTTCAACAATTGGAAAATGCACATAATGGAAATGGTCAACTTTCCAAGCGACTCACGATGTATGGATTTGGTGAAGAAGGCGCGGGACGTAATCGAGGATTTGATCTTGGTGATATCAACGGTGACGGTCTGACTGATGTGGTGGTTTCTGATCCGGAAACAGCACAAATGCTGGTTTATCGGCAGGCAAAGGGGCGCGGGCTCGATCTGGGACAGACTTACCCGGGATTGCTAGGTGTTCAGCAGTTGCGTGTGGAAGATGTTGACGGTAACGGATTGGACGAAGTCTTCGTACTCAGTGAACGGGAAAAAATTATTGGTGTCAGCTCCTATGCCAAGCAACGCTTATCATTCCCTAAAATTCTTCCCATCAAAGGAGAGCCGCTGGCTTTCGAACTGGTAGACCTGGATGGTAATCAGTCGCTGGAATTAATTTATGTTGCGAAAGTGGGAAACAAACGCCAATACAGCTATAAGTTGCAGGCTCTGGTTCTCAATCAACAGGGAGTCTGGAGCGAATATAAATTCCCGAGTGCCCCCCCTGCCCTCGATTCCGCCCCCAAAAGATTGCTCAAACTGGACGCCAATTCAGATGGCCTTTTTGAATTAATGGCCTTTTATGGCCTCTCACGTGCGCCAAAAATATTTACATTAGTTCCAAGACAGACACCCAAAGTGATTACTCCTTCGGGCGGAATTAATTTAGATGAAATTAAACCGGAGTCGACTTTCGTTGGAGGTCCAAAGCGAGATTGGTTTTTGACAGCTCAGAATAATTTCGCACGCAGACTGACCTTAAACTCAGCCAATCAATGGCAGGTCGTTGATCAGTTCAATGCTCCTGAGACAAAAGCACGCGTGGTGGGAGCTGTCAATATTAACCTCGATGGAAAACCTGGAGACGAAATTGTTTTGGTCGATTTGGGTGTCAAGAAGCTTCGTATTCTTCGCAAGGAATCCAATGTATATCGTCCTTGGAAAGAAGTAGAAATTGGCGAGTTCCCTTACCTCTCAGCACATGTTGCCGACTTGAATGGTGATCAACAATCAGACTTGCTGCTCTTTGGTCGTGGTCAGTTTGGAATCCTTTACTCAGGTCAAACACCACCAACTTTGAAAGAGGTTGCATCGTTTGAATCAAAACTACCTCAGGCCTACTTTACCGATTCCGTTGCGGGAGATCTGAACGGCGATAAACGATCCGAAATTGTAATCCTCGATACGAGAACGCATCATCTGGAGATCTTGAATCTCAATGCGAAACAGGGTTTGAGGCATGCTTTAAATTTTAAAGTCTTTGAGGATAAAACCTTTTCTCGGTCCAACCGAGCCGGAATTAATCCCCGGGAAGCGGTGATCGCAGATGTGACAGGCGATGGTCTCAAGGATCTGATTCTACTATGCCATGATCGTGTTTTGCTCTATCCACAAGATGATGGTAAGAATTGA
- a CDS encoding pyridoxal phosphate-dependent aminotransferase — protein sequence MSMQLSSTVQKLKPSATIAAAAKAKELKSTGVKVYEFTLGEPDFTTPAHICQAAKEAMDAGQTHYTPAAGTLEVKQAVCDSYQRDYGLSYQPNQVVISNGAKHSIHNVLTALCGPGDEVIIPTPYWVSYSALVELTGATPVMVETTEESGFCMSADQFAQAITPKTKLMMLNNPCNPTGAAYPVETLEALARVAVEKDIAVLSDEIYEKLIYEGSEFRSFASFGPDVAERTIIVSGVSKAYAMTGWRIGWAIASVELTAAMTKLQSQETSNPCSISQAATIAALSGPQESVAEMLAAFTERRKYVLERLRKFPEISFAEPGGAFYAFFNVSAHFNKPLGGGKVVKDSSEFCTALLEEAHVALVTGDAFGAPGYVRLSFATDLKTLEEGLNRIEQFLSPA from the coding sequence ATGTCGATGCAGCTTTCCTCTACAGTTCAGAAACTAAAGCCCTCTGCCACAATAGCCGCTGCAGCCAAAGCCAAAGAATTAAAAAGTACTGGTGTCAAAGTTTATGAGTTCACATTAGGGGAACCAGACTTCACGACTCCGGCTCATATCTGTCAGGCCGCTAAAGAGGCAATGGATGCTGGTCAGACTCATTACACACCTGCCGCCGGTACACTGGAAGTGAAGCAGGCCGTCTGCGATTCCTATCAACGCGATTACGGTTTGTCTTATCAACCCAATCAAGTTGTGATTTCCAATGGAGCCAAACACTCGATTCATAACGTGTTGACGGCTTTGTGTGGCCCCGGCGATGAAGTCATCATTCCGACCCCCTACTGGGTAAGCTATAGCGCATTGGTTGAATTAACGGGTGCCACGCCTGTGATGGTAGAGACGACCGAGGAAAGTGGATTCTGCATGAGCGCTGATCAGTTCGCACAGGCAATCACTCCCAAAACCAAACTGATGATGCTCAACAACCCCTGTAACCCGACAGGTGCCGCGTATCCCGTGGAAACTCTGGAAGCATTGGCTCGTGTGGCCGTTGAGAAAGATATCGCCGTACTTTCCGATGAGATTTATGAGAAGCTGATTTACGAAGGTTCTGAATTTCGTAGCTTCGCTTCGTTCGGACCAGACGTAGCAGAGAGAACGATTATCGTCAGTGGTGTCAGTAAAGCTTATGCGATGACGGGCTGGCGAATTGGCTGGGCAATTGCCTCTGTTGAACTAACGGCTGCCATGACAAAATTACAAAGTCAGGAAACCTCGAACCCCTGTAGCATCAGCCAAGCAGCTACCATTGCCGCTTTGAGTGGCCCCCAGGAGAGTGTAGCTGAAATGTTGGCCGCCTTTACAGAACGTCGCAAGTATGTACTCGAACGTTTACGAAAATTTCCTGAAATCAGCTTTGCGGAACCGGGGGGTGCGTTTTATGCCTTTTTCAATGTGAGCGCCCATTTCAACAAACCACTTGGTGGCGGCAAAGTGGTGAAAGACTCCAGCGAATTCTGCACCGCGTTACTGGAAGAAGCGCATGTGGCTCTAGTAACCGGAGATGCCTTTGGCGCACCGGGATATGTTCGACTCTCTTTTGCGACTGATCTCAAAACTCTGGAAGAAGGTTTGAACCGGATTGAGCAGTTTCTGTCACCCGCTTAA
- the sppA gene encoding signal peptide peptidase SppA: MFLPVMKCRWISFALVLGCSLCLSVPATSAAEEESKPTRENWGHIIIKGAYPEGPQMPGLFGDVTESLSKAMTRLDKAAEDKSLTGVILHLKGTSVGWAKLNELRTAIMKVRKNNKKVYAWIESGMTKDYLIASACDKIVMPESATLILLGLRAEVSFYKNLFDMLDVKPDILRVGEYKSAAEPYTRTEMSEPFREEMGAILDDYFRQIIEMISKSRGLSAQQVESAINGGPYMAVDAKKLGLIDDTAYEDQLPKLITGANSKTEVRIIKRYAKKRLDNDFSGIAGLIKLMDLFAGIDSTQRVGSGPRIAVIYATGAIMSGSSSQGSLFGANVLGSDTFIKAVHKAAKDEKVKAIVLRVDSPGGSALASDLMWRALEKSGKPVVVSMGDVAASGGYYISMGADRIFAEPGTLTGSIGVVGGKLAIEGLFKKIGITTSVISRGTNSGTFSPMTGFSESERVAVTNLLKSVYKQFTEKAAEGRKMDYAALEKLARGRVYTGSMALKIGLVDQLGTLEDAIEYARELGKIPKDQKFEKLILPRPTSPFEQLFGTADAQSRQTQDLSKMLNLLSPELSEQLKKLDLVNLLSREKTLTLMPFEVRVK, translated from the coding sequence ATGTTTTTACCTGTTATGAAATGTCGATGGATTTCATTCGCACTCGTTTTGGGATGTAGTCTTTGCCTGAGTGTGCCCGCCACCTCGGCCGCAGAAGAGGAGTCCAAACCAACACGCGAAAATTGGGGGCACATTATCATCAAAGGGGCTTACCCTGAAGGTCCACAAATGCCCGGTTTATTTGGTGATGTCACCGAGTCCCTTTCTAAGGCAATGACTCGGCTGGATAAGGCGGCAGAAGATAAATCTCTGACGGGTGTCATATTACATTTAAAGGGAACATCAGTGGGTTGGGCCAAACTGAATGAGCTTCGCACGGCAATCATGAAAGTGCGTAAAAACAACAAAAAAGTGTATGCCTGGATCGAATCCGGGATGACCAAGGATTATTTGATTGCCAGCGCCTGCGACAAAATTGTGATGCCGGAGTCTGCAACATTGATCTTGCTCGGTTTGCGAGCCGAAGTCAGCTTCTATAAAAATCTATTCGATATGTTGGATGTCAAACCAGATATTTTAAGGGTCGGAGAATACAAGTCAGCTGCGGAACCTTATACACGCACAGAAATGAGTGAGCCGTTCCGCGAAGAAATGGGGGCAATCCTGGATGATTATTTCCGACAGATTATTGAAATGATTTCCAAATCACGAGGCTTGTCTGCTCAACAAGTCGAGTCTGCCATCAATGGCGGTCCTTACATGGCCGTTGATGCCAAAAAACTGGGATTAATTGATGACACTGCTTATGAAGACCAACTTCCCAAACTGATTACTGGAGCCAATTCCAAAACGGAAGTCAGAATCATCAAACGTTATGCCAAAAAAAGGCTCGATAATGATTTCTCAGGTATCGCCGGTTTGATCAAATTGATGGACCTTTTTGCTGGCATTGATTCCACACAACGAGTCGGCTCAGGACCCCGGATTGCAGTTATCTATGCCACGGGGGCAATCATGTCTGGATCCAGTTCACAGGGAAGTCTGTTTGGTGCGAACGTTCTGGGATCTGATACGTTTATTAAAGCGGTACACAAAGCCGCAAAAGACGAGAAAGTCAAAGCCATCGTTTTGCGTGTCGACAGCCCTGGAGGCAGCGCTCTGGCCAGCGATCTGATGTGGCGTGCCTTGGAAAAATCGGGTAAGCCGGTTGTCGTCAGTATGGGAGATGTTGCCGCCAGTGGCGGATATTATATCTCGATGGGAGCAGACCGCATTTTTGCCGAGCCCGGAACTCTAACCGGTTCCATTGGTGTTGTCGGAGGGAAACTTGCGATTGAAGGGCTCTTTAAAAAAATTGGAATTACCACCAGTGTGATTTCGCGAGGCACCAACAGTGGAACATTCAGCCCGATGACTGGTTTTTCTGAAAGTGAACGTGTTGCCGTGACAAACTTACTCAAATCAGTCTATAAGCAATTTACAGAGAAAGCAGCCGAGGGACGCAAAATGGATTATGCTGCCTTGGAAAAATTAGCCCGTGGTCGTGTTTATACCGGATCAATGGCTTTGAAAATTGGTTTGGTCGATCAATTGGGAACTCTTGAAGATGCCATCGAATATGCGCGTGAACTCGGTAAAATTCCCAAGGATCAGAAGTTTGAAAAATTAATTCTCCCTCGGCCTACCAGTCCTTTTGAACAACTATTTGGTACCGCTGATGCACAGTCGCGTCAGACTCAGGATCTTTCTAAAATGTTGAATCTGCTTTCTCCTGAGCTATCGGAGCAGCTGAAAAAACTGGATCTGGTTAACCTGCTTTCACGAGAAAAAACGTTGACGTTAATGCCCTTTGAGGTTCGTGTGAAGTAG
- a CDS encoding beta strand repeat-containing protein gives MIKLPVSLACFFLATQCLLASAYADPKQTEDSQSEGRATVGEQEGSAIVGNVSSGAFRHDFIPQNNVQPNHVPGFTTMKDASYKDTPQGYMPYKYPDPQTMVVDEYIDSGMGYQPLRDAPFQPLFRLDKGIGGGIGYDDGYSNLGILLPFTINPDQSMLFLDVRALVTDGGRGGVNLGAGWRGYDETVDKIFTLAGWYDYDDGHVQDYHQIGLSGEIIGQYLTTRINGYFPINNGQVIVSNNLTGGAFFKSNRIMLDRDLRTESSYGGVDAEIGGPLPVLGKFGIDAFVGGYYYDSDHDKSAAGAKFRAEANINDWWQMSVSYAKDSVFGSNAWMNVILTMPDGRSNKWMRPKTRRQRMYQPMNRNYRVVANVKSTITNELAINPDDGMPYTVAHIDPDFGAAGNGTFETPFGSVAAYNASPPTAVTDIIFVQDGTATNLDGAITLLDNGGGIGGRLGQRLLSEAVTHTFNTLQPGGGIVNMTLPGFNSAASRPTLSNTTGGEGAVVIGNGGAWEVSGFNISGERAAGTPHNDGIISAGTRGFNINRNSFVLYNRGIDVTNTANGIGIVSENTFSGDAANSLHGARITQNVGTLELAFQNNTATNNLGVVPPGTGTGFEIIANGGSTIDGVGTAADGVTTLGITGNTANANGTGMIITANGGSTIDTDFSNNTFNNNINPNTGLHVNSNASTVTFRTFDSITATGNTGIGIAFDTTGGGTLTALSEDTNGNGTLDPGEDNNGNGVLDLGITNINASSNTTDGFVATSDGAGSRIDLNIGNVNSVANVFSNNGQNGISLNTLNTGTIRANIANNSAIGNTQDGLAITLTTGTIDLTTFGSPSITANTFTGNTRHGMSIVNNTGGVFTTALISENDFSNNTQAGMFIGGAALGGTDTAVNTLGSIDSNNFNRDTSGTEGILFGSSDVRTTASITRNTFVGRAPNLPGDDGAGRGIGGTVTGTTTVGGNGGVTLAIGSLAAIDNSLMNTFSNNGDAHIGLELQGNTTNQVDIDQQLFDTTFNTTLSTDFNGEGVGFLLSDTATFTGTIQRNVFQNNVASGLRLDTTGNNLGDFATINGVTIGGTTATFGNLFQNNGGNGIQMARTSDGVLTNTTIRFNTLTGNTLDGIDLTATGANKVDTYTINDNIITNNVQNGVDLRVETDAGLSANMTRNTITGNTLDGISTTELQNSFADRRHITGTWTVNNISNNGANGIDLGAASDNLVIGDAADSSLGNLIQNNTEDGVNVTGAGSITIARNMIAENTVHGVDLDLEDDSEIYANVITISNNDITMNQGDGIEYMNVSSSFNPTDVFTLSITGNVIDFNNGRGFDVLARPGFGNSYSETDITFNNNIVNANQLEGIYVVYTASNTQTQTGPSTDPLNADGSPFQDVYLRFNMDGNQIIDNGVSSGFGTTGLVVRVGTTRAFNNTTATGGFASDGAGNFDISGVIMNVTNNTLTGNLGDDVYFESFTSTVDPVDTAGTWGNTIDPTAITAFASDPLARLDLDWDNNTILSADTTNIGAFYNNADTFKSRLNNVASPGPFTSTSRRRNAQRLAARIPNLNAPGAGTFLYSGTGASTFRVDSTGDLGIFILDTNPFLVTPNDANGVLLPGNIVGELPFGWGQF, from the coding sequence ATGATTAAATTACCTGTTAGTCTGGCCTGCTTCTTTTTAGCGACTCAGTGTTTACTGGCGTCTGCCTATGCAGATCCGAAGCAAACTGAGGACTCTCAATCAGAGGGACGCGCTACTGTTGGCGAACAAGAAGGTTCTGCCATCGTAGGGAATGTTTCGTCTGGAGCTTTCAGACATGATTTTATTCCACAGAATAATGTCCAACCGAATCATGTGCCCGGCTTTACAACAATGAAGGATGCCAGCTACAAGGATACTCCTCAAGGGTATATGCCTTATAAATATCCAGATCCACAAACGATGGTTGTTGATGAATACATCGATAGTGGTATGGGGTATCAGCCACTGCGAGACGCCCCGTTTCAACCCCTCTTTCGTTTGGATAAAGGGATCGGTGGTGGAATTGGTTATGACGATGGTTATTCGAATTTAGGAATTTTACTTCCGTTTACAATTAATCCAGATCAAAGTATGTTGTTTCTTGACGTCAGAGCTTTGGTGACAGACGGGGGGCGCGGTGGAGTCAACCTGGGAGCTGGTTGGCGTGGATACGATGAAACGGTAGATAAGATTTTCACCCTTGCTGGCTGGTATGATTACGATGATGGGCACGTTCAAGATTATCACCAAATCGGTTTGAGTGGTGAAATCATTGGTCAGTATCTAACCACTCGCATTAATGGTTACTTCCCCATCAATAACGGTCAAGTCATCGTTTCCAATAATCTGACAGGTGGAGCATTCTTTAAGTCAAATCGAATCATGTTAGATAGAGACCTTCGTACAGAATCTTCCTATGGTGGTGTTGACGCCGAAATCGGTGGTCCACTACCAGTCCTTGGAAAGTTTGGAATCGATGCGTTTGTTGGCGGGTATTATTATGACTCGGATCATGATAAAAGTGCGGCCGGAGCTAAGTTTCGTGCAGAGGCAAATATCAATGACTGGTGGCAGATGAGTGTCAGTTATGCCAAAGATTCCGTCTTCGGATCAAATGCATGGATGAATGTAATACTGACGATGCCTGACGGCAGATCGAATAAATGGATGCGTCCTAAAACACGCAGACAGCGTATGTATCAACCAATGAATCGTAACTACCGTGTTGTTGCAAATGTGAAAAGCACGATTACAAACGAACTTGCCATCAACCCAGACGATGGTATGCCTTATACAGTGGCCCACATCGATCCGGACTTTGGTGCTGCCGGGAATGGTACCTTTGAAACACCATTTGGTTCTGTGGCCGCTTATAATGCTTCACCTCCAACAGCAGTCACAGATATCATCTTTGTACAAGATGGAACTGCAACGAACCTGGATGGAGCTATTACATTGCTTGATAACGGTGGAGGTATCGGAGGACGGCTGGGACAACGTCTCTTAAGTGAAGCGGTAACACACACTTTCAATACACTTCAGCCGGGTGGTGGTATCGTAAACATGACTTTACCTGGATTTAATTCCGCGGCCAGTCGCCCTACATTAAGCAATACGACCGGGGGTGAAGGAGCTGTTGTAATCGGCAACGGTGGTGCCTGGGAAGTATCTGGTTTCAACATCAGTGGGGAACGGGCAGCAGGCACACCACATAACGACGGTATCATTTCTGCCGGCACTCGTGGTTTCAATATCAACCGTAACTCGTTCGTGCTCTATAATCGCGGAATTGATGTCACAAACACTGCCAACGGAATTGGTATCGTCTCAGAGAATACATTCTCAGGAGATGCCGCGAATTCTTTGCATGGAGCACGGATCACTCAAAATGTAGGAACACTTGAACTTGCGTTCCAAAATAATACAGCGACAAATAATCTTGGTGTAGTTCCACCCGGTACGGGAACTGGTTTTGAGATCATTGCCAATGGTGGAAGCACTATTGATGGAGTTGGGACAGCCGCTGATGGTGTTACAACTCTCGGAATTACAGGGAACACCGCCAATGCAAATGGTACTGGTATGATCATCACAGCCAATGGTGGATCAACCATTGATACTGATTTCTCAAACAACACGTTTAATAATAATATCAATCCTAATACTGGATTACATGTGAATTCCAATGCCAGTACTGTTACGTTCCGTACCTTTGATTCGATTACAGCGACTGGTAATACAGGAATTGGTATCGCCTTTGATACCACCGGTGGCGGTACTCTCACGGCCTTGTCGGAAGATACTAATGGGAATGGAACACTTGACCCTGGGGAAGACAATAACGGTAACGGAGTTTTGGACCTGGGGATAACCAACATCAATGCCAGTTCGAATACCACAGACGGTTTTGTAGCGACATCTGATGGTGCTGGTTCTAGAATTGATCTGAATATTGGAAATGTAAACTCGGTTGCGAACGTATTTAGTAATAATGGTCAAAACGGAATTAGCCTGAATACACTAAATACAGGCACGATTCGTGCTAACATTGCAAACAACTCAGCGATAGGAAATACTCAGGATGGTTTAGCGATCACACTGACAACTGGTACCATTGATCTCACCACCTTCGGGTCACCTTCGATTACCGCTAATACCTTTACCGGAAACACGCGGCATGGTATGAGCATTGTGAATAATACAGGTGGGGTTTTCACTACAGCGTTGATTTCAGAAAATGACTTCAGTAATAACACTCAGGCAGGTATGTTCATCGGTGGAGCAGCATTGGGTGGTACAGATACTGCTGTAAATACGCTTGGCTCAATCGATTCGAATAACTTTAACCGGGATACGAGCGGAACGGAGGGAATACTGTTTGGTTCCAGTGACGTTCGAACGACGGCAAGCATTACACGTAACACCTTTGTAGGTCGTGCTCCCAACTTACCTGGTGATGATGGTGCAGGTCGTGGTATTGGTGGTACAGTTACAGGAACAACAACCGTTGGTGGTAACGGTGGAGTGACTCTGGCGATCGGAAGCCTGGCAGCAATTGACAATTCACTCATGAATACCTTTTCCAACAATGGTGATGCTCACATCGGGCTAGAACTTCAAGGAAATACCACAAACCAGGTCGACATCGATCAACAACTTTTTGATACAACATTTAACACCACGCTGAGCACTGATTTCAATGGCGAAGGTGTGGGCTTCCTACTGAGTGATACTGCTACCTTTACCGGAACCATTCAACGTAATGTCTTCCAAAATAATGTTGCTTCCGGTTTACGGCTTGATACAACCGGTAACAACTTAGGAGATTTTGCAACAATCAATGGTGTTACCATCGGTGGTACAACAGCAACTTTTGGAAACCTCTTCCAGAACAATGGGGGTAATGGTATTCAAATGGCGCGCACTTCAGACGGTGTGCTCACTAACACCACGATTCGCTTTAACACTCTGACTGGAAACACCTTGGATGGTATTGACTTGACTGCAACAGGTGCAAATAAGGTAGATACCTACACCATTAACGACAACATTATTACAAACAATGTTCAGAACGGTGTCGATTTGCGAGTAGAAACAGATGCCGGACTATCTGCGAACATGACTCGTAATACAATCACAGGAAATACTCTGGACGGTATTAGTACCACCGAGCTGCAAAACTCCTTTGCTGATCGACGGCATATTACAGGAACCTGGACAGTCAATAATATTTCCAATAACGGAGCCAATGGTATCGATCTTGGTGCCGCTTCGGATAATCTCGTCATTGGAGATGCTGCGGATTCCTCACTGGGTAACCTGATTCAGAACAACACGGAAGATGGTGTGAATGTTACTGGAGCGGGTAGCATCACCATTGCCCGTAACATGATTGCTGAAAACACAGTACATGGTGTTGATTTGGACCTGGAGGATGATAGTGAGATCTACGCGAATGTGATCACGATTTCGAACAACGATATTACAATGAACCAGGGAGATGGTATCGAATACATGAATGTCTCATCTTCTTTTAATCCTACCGACGTGTTTACATTAAGTATCACCGGAAACGTGATCGACTTCAACAACGGTCGTGGTTTCGATGTCTTGGCTAGACCAGGATTTGGTAATTCGTATTCAGAAACTGATATCACATTTAACAATAACATTGTCAATGCCAACCAACTGGAAGGTATCTATGTGGTCTACACCGCATCAAATACCCAAACACAAACCGGTCCTTCAACAGATCCTCTGAACGCAGATGGAAGTCCGTTCCAGGATGTCTACCTGAGGTTTAATATGGATGGTAACCAGATTATTGATAACGGAGTCAGCAGTGGCTTTGGTACGACTGGTCTAGTGGTTCGTGTTGGTACCACACGAGCGTTCAATAATACGACTGCCACAGGTGGTTTTGCCAGCGATGGTGCTGGGAACTTTGATATTTCAGGTGTCATCATGAATGTCACCAACAATACTTTAACGGGTAACCTGGGTGATGATGTGTACTTCGAATCATTCACTTCCACTGTCGATCCTGTTGACACAGCTGGAACTTGGGGTAACACCATTGACCCAACTGCCATTACAGCTTTCGCGAGCGATCCCCTGGCTCGTTTAGACCTGGATTGGGATAACAATACAATTTTGTCAGCTGATACAACGAATATCGGTGCATTCTACAACAACGCAGATACTTTCAAATCACGTTTGAACAACGTTGCCAGCCCGGGGCCCTTCACTTCAACCTCTCGACGTCGTAATGCTCAACGTCTGGCCGCTCGCATACCTAACTTGAACGCTCCAGGAGCAGGTACCTTCCTCTATTCCGGTACCGGTGCCAGTACGTTCCGAGTTGACAGTACCGGGGACCTTGGAATTTTCATCTTGGATACCAATCCCTTCCTTGTCACACCTAATGACGCAAACGGTGTCTTACTACCTGGGAACATCGTTGGCGAACTTCCATTCGGTTGGGGACAGTTCTAA